The Ciconia boyciana chromosome 15, ASM3463844v1, whole genome shotgun sequence genome has a segment encoding these proteins:
- the LHX5 gene encoding LIM/homeobox protein Lhx5 has protein sequence MMVHCAGCERPILDRFLLNVLDRAWHIKCVQCCECKCNLTEKCFSREGKLYCKNDFFRRFGTKCAGCSQGISPSDLVRKARNKVFHLNCFTCMVCNKQLSTGEELYIIDENKFVCKEDYLNSPSLKESSLNSVSSCTDRSLSPDLQDPMQDDTKETDNSTSSDKETTNNENEEQNSGTKRRGPRTTIKAKQLETLKAAFAATPKPTRHIREQLAQETGLNMRVIQVWFQNRRSKERRMKQLSALGARRHAFFRSPRRMRPLGGRLDESEMLGSTPYTYYGDYQGDYYGPGGNYDFFPHGPPSQAQSPADSSYLQNSGPGSTPLGPLEPPLSGHHSSENQRYTDMISHPDTPSPEPGMTGSLHPIPGEVFSGGPSPPFSMSSNSGYSGALSHPNPELSEAAVW, from the exons ATGATGGTGCATTGTGCGGGCTGCGAGAGGCCGATTTTGGACCGGTTCCTGCTGAACGTCTTGGACAGGGCATGGCACATCAAATGCGTCCAGTGCTGCGAGTGCAAGTGCAACCTGACCGAGAAATGCTTCTCCAGGGAAGGCAAACTCTACTGCAAAAACGACTTTTTCAG GAGGTTTGGTACCAAATGCGCCGGCTGCTCCCAAGGCATCTCCCCCAGCGACCTCGTCCGGAAAGCGCGGAATAAAGTCTTTCACCTGAACTGTTTCACCTGCATGGTCTGCAACAAGCAGCTCTCCACGGGCGAGGAACTCTATATCATAGACGAAAACAAATTTGTTTGCAAAGAGGATTATTTGAACTCTCCCAGTTTGAAGGAAAGCAGCCTCAACTCAG TGTCCTCATGTACAGACAGGAGTTTGTCCCCGGATCTCCAGGACCCCATGCAGGACGACACCAAGGAGACGGACAACTCGACCTCCTCGGACAAGGAGACCACCAACAACGAGAACGAGGAGCAGAATTCGGGCACCAAGCGGAGGGGGCCCCGCACCACCATTAAAGCCAAGCAGCTGGAGACCCTCAAAGCTGCCTTCGCTgccacccccaaacccacccgCCACATCCGAGAGCAGCTGGCCCAGGAGACCGGCCTCAACATGAGAGTCATCCAG GTCTGGTTCCAGAACCGCCGGTCCAAGGAGCGGCGGATGAAGCAGCTGAGCGCGCTGGGCGCCCGCCGGCACGCCTTCTTCCGCAGCCCGCGCAGGATGCGGCCCCTCGGCGGCCGCCTCGACGAGTCCGAGATGCTCGGCTCGACGCCCTACACGTACTACGGAG ATTACCAAGGTGACTACTACGGACCGGGAGGCAACTATGACTTTTTCCCCCACGGGCCGCCCTCCCAAGCCCAGTCCCCGGCCGACTCCAGCTACCTTCAGAACTCAGGACCCGGCTCCACGCCCCTGGGACCCTTGGAGCCCCCCCTAAGCGGACACCACTCCTCAGAAAACCAAAGGTACACGGATATGATCTCGCATCCcgacacccccagccccgagccGGGGATGACCGGTTCGCTGCACCCCATCCCAGGGGAGGTCTTCAGCGGGGGGCCCAGCCCGCCCTTCTCCATGTCCAGCAATAGCGGCTACAGCGGGGCTCTCTCGCACCCCAACCCGGAGCTCAGCGAGGCGGCGGTGTGGTAG
- the SDSL gene encoding serine dehydratase-like, with amino-acid sequence MAAQAGGGEKPFHIVSPVLESLPLSKAAGTKVYMKLENVQPAGSFKIRGIGHLCQEAAKKGCRRFVCSSGGNAGLAAAYAARKLGLPVTVVVPSTTGPTTVRKLEELGAEVEVSGQVWDEANRRALELAQTEGWVSIHPFDHPLVWQGHASLVRELKDSLETKPDAILLAVGGGGLLAGVVAGLRQVGWQDVPIVAAETRGAHSFHAALTAGRLVSLPAITSVAKCLGAKTVAAQALQCAQECQVISQVVEDAEAVRAVEQFLDDERMLVQPACGAALALLYTGRLQRLQREGRLQTPLASVVVVVCGGSSIQAAQLQALKSQLGLE; translated from the exons ATGGCAGCCCAGGCCGGTGGGGGTGAGAAGCCCTTCCACATCGTCTCACCCGTCCTGGAGAGCCTGCCCCTGTCCAAGGCGGCGGGCACCAAGGTCTACATGAAGCTGGAAAACGTCCAGCCTGCGGGCTCCTTCAAGATCCGGGGCATCGGCCACCTCTGCCAGGAG GCTGCCAAGAAGGGCTGCCGCCGCTTCGTCTGCTCCTCAG GGGGAAATGCAGGTCTGGCAGCGGCGTACGCAGCCAGGAAGCTGGGGCTGCCGGTCACCGTCGTGGTCCCCAGCACCACCGGCCCCACCACGGTGCGcaagctggaggagctgggggcagAGGTGGAGGTCTCCGGCCAG GTGTGGGATGAAGCCAACAGGAGAGCCCTGGAGCTGGCGCAGACCGAGGGCTGGGTCAGCATCCACCCCTTCGACCACCCCTTGGTGTG GCAGGGTCACGCCAGCCTGGTCCGGGAGCTGAAGGACTCGCTGGAGACCAAACCGGACGCCATCCTGCTGGCAgtgggcggcggggggctgctggCGGGCGTTGTAGCCGGCCTGCGCCAGGTGGGCTGGCAGGACGTCCCCATCGTCGCTGCCGAGACCCGGGGGGCTCACAGCTTCCATGCGGCGCTGACGGCCGGCCGGCTCGTCTCGCTGCCCGCCATCACCAG CGTGGCCAAGTGCCTGGGAGCCAAGACGGTGGCGGCGCAGGCGCTGCAGTGCGCCCAGGAGTGCCAGGTCATCTCCCAGGTGGTGGAGGACGCGGAGGCTGTGCGAGCCGTGGAGCAGTTCCTGG ACGACGAGAGGATGCTGGTGCAGCCGGCGTGCGGGGCCGCCCTGGCCCTGCTCTACACGGGGCGGCTGCAGCGGCTGCAGCGTGAGGGGCGGCTGCAGACCCCGCTGGCCtccgtggtggtggtggtgtgcgGGGGCAGCAGCATCCAGGCGGCCCAGCTGCAGGCCCTGAAGagccagctggggctggagtGA